Within the Opitutaceae bacterium TAV5 genome, the region CTCGAAAAACTCGCGGACAATGCCTTCGTCGATGGCGGACATGGGTGGGAAATTTTTGAAACGGGCCGGAAGCGAAAGATGCAGGCGTCCGGGTATCGGAAAAACGGTTACGAAGCCAGCGCCGCGCCGACTTCCACAAAACTGGTCCCGGCGAGCACCGGATCGATGTCGCCCTGCGTCGCCGCCGTGCCGAGGGCGCGCAACACGACGAAGCGCAGCGCGCCGGCGCGCACTTTCTTGTCGCGGGCCATGGCCGCCGCCAGCGCATCGACCGGCAGCGGTTCGCGCAGCCGCACCGGCAGCGCATGGGCGTCGACGACTTTTTCCACGCGGGCCACGGCGGCATCGTCGAGATAGCCGAGGTGGCGCGACAGCCGCGCCGCCGCGCACAGCCCGATCGCCACCGCCTCGCCATGCAGGTACGCGCCATAGCCGGTCACCTGTTCGATGGCGTGGCCGAAGGTGTGGCCGAGATTGAGCAGCGCGCGGCCGCCGTCCTTCGCCGTCTCGCGTTCATCGGCCTCGACGATCGCCGCCTTGATCGCGCAGCACCGGCGGATCACGTCGGCCAGCCGGGGCGCGCCGGGGAGCAGGGGTGTCGCCTCGAGCTCCTCGAAAAGCTCCCGGTCGCCGAGCAGGCCGTATTTGATCACCTCGGCCATGCCCGCTGCGAACTCGCGCGGAGGCAGCGTCGAGAGCAGGTCGGTGGAGATAAAAACCGCCTTCGGCTGGTGGAACGCGCCGACGAGGTTTTTGCCCGCGCGCAGATTGATGCCTGTTTTGCCGCCCACCGAACTGTCCACCATCGCGAGCAGCGTGGTGGGGATCTGGTAAAACCCGATGCCGCGCAGGTAGCTGGCCGCGGCAAAACCGGCGAGATCGCCGATCACCCCGCCGCCCACCGCCACGAGCACCGAGGAGCGGTCCAGCCGGTTTTCCGCGAGGAAATCGAGCACGTTGCCCAGTTCGGCGAGCGATTTTGTCTGTTCGCCCGGTTCCAGCACCCGCACGGGCGCGTCGCCGGTCATCGCCTGCAACGCCTCGGCCTGCTGGCGATCGATGTGACGGTCGGTGACGACGGCGTACCGGCGCCCCTCCGCCCGGAGAGCCGCCAGCGCGGAGCGGACCTGAAACCGGAGATCGGCTCCGAAGGTGATCGGGTAGCTGCGCTCGCCCAGTTGAATGAGAAGAGAATCGGACATGCAGAAATGGGACGTTAAAAAACTGATTAAAACTTGTTGTCCCTCAAGGGGTCAACAGCACGAACCCGGAAGATTTAAAGATAATGAGACTCTTTCTCAATTTTTTGTTGACGCTGCCATGCCGCCTTTGCACGCTTGTTTTCACCAGTGAGCTTCAGCCCGCCAAGCGGGTGGCCGCAATGGTTAAGGTCAACAAGTCGTCCGGGCCGCAGAGTTTGGTCGCTCTGCGGCCCTTCCTTTTTCCGGAGGCCTCTCGCGCGGGAACACCCATCTTCCGGTGGGCCAGCCGTAAGGCTGTGCTGTTCGGATATCCGTCGAGCGCCGGGCGATTCCGGAATTACGTTGCCGCGGGCAGAATCCTGAACAATCGGCATCAGTCTGGATCGCATTCAGTTGCCAATGTGATGCGATTTGATGATGGACGTTGCGGCGTCCTTTCGGTTTCATGTCCGGTTAGCCTGTTCCGGACCCGGGTTTTGCCGGGTTCGGGAGGGGTCACTGTTGATTCGCAAATGCAAACCAAATCCAGGTTCGAGGCTCCGGAATCGGAGTCACTCAGAAAATTCGTTGTTCACATCATCGACGAGATGCCGCGCCGTGTGGTGGCCGCGATCGTGTTCGTGAGCTTTTTCTTCTTTTACGGGGCGACCAATGCCGCGCTCAAGTTCGCTGCCGGCGAGGCCGGGACCCTCGATCACCGGATCGGGCCGGCCGTCGGGGCGGTATTTGCCATCGCCACCCTGATCGCGCTCGTCAGCGTGAAGCGGCGCCGGCAGTCGCAGGAATAAACCGCCGCTCCGGCGCGCCGCTCACGCGGCGGCGGCGATCGCGAGCAGGTCGGGTAATTCCACCCGTTTTTCATAGAGCGCCTTGCCGACGATCACGCCGTCGAGGTTGGCGTGGCGGCGGGCGAGGTCGGCGAGGCCGGCCACGTCTTCGCGGCGACTGACGCCTCCGGAGGCGATCACGCCGGTCTTGCCCGGTGCGACGGCCTCGCACATGGCCTGCTGGGCCGCGAGGTTGGGGCCGGTCAGCATGCCGTCGGTGCCGATATCGGTGTAGATGATCGTGCGCACGCCGAGCGCGCTCATGCGCCGGGCGAGATCGAGTGCGCCGGTGCCGGTGGTGCTCACCCAGCCGCGGACGGCGACCTGGCCGTTTTTGGCGTCGATGCCGACGGCGATTTTTTCTCCGAAGGCTTGCACGAGTTCGCCGACAAATTCCTCGCTCTCGGCCGCGCGCGTGCCGATGACCACCCGGCTTGCGCCCAGCCCGAGCGCGCGTTCCACGGAGGCGCGGGTGCGGAGCCCGCCGCCGAGCTGGACCTTCATCCCGAGAGCGGCGATGGCCTGCACCTGGGCCAGGTTTTGCGGCTCGCCGGCAAACGCGCCGTCGAGATCGACCACGTGCACCCAGGGGCTGCCGGCTGCCCTGAACTGGCCGGCGACTTCCGCCGGGTTTTCAAAATACACGGTTTCCTGATCGGCGCGGCCTTGGGTGAGTCGCACGCACCGGCCTCCTTTGATGTCGATAGCGGGATAAATGGTCATGGAAACCCGCGATGCCGATGGCAAACGGCCCGCGGCGCAAACGCTTTTTCGCGTCCGGCTGCATCAGTTTACCGAAGGATCATCCGGCTCGCCGGTGTCGAGGCGCCAGCGCTCGTCCACGCCGTCGAGCACCACGCGCCAGAGGCGGACGTCGGGCTCGGTTTCCATCAGCGACGCCGGCAGGTTGCTCACCACCCAGGTATCCTGCTTCAGTTCCTGCTCCAGTTGCCCGGCCGACCATCCGGCATAGCCGAGAAAGGCCCGCAGGCCGACGCCGGGCTGGCCGGCCAGCTCCGCCGCCTTTTCCGGATCGATGCCGAACATGAGCTGGAACCCCTCCGCGTCGCCGCCCAGTTGCGAGCGCCAGGCGCACAGCAGCACCTGCCGGCCGGCGACCGGCCCGCCGTTGAACAGCGGCACATGGGCCAGCGGCCCCAGCGCAAACTCTCCGCCCAGAGATCCCAACGACTTGCGCAACGGCCGGTTCAGCACGATACCCAGCGCGCCCTCGCCGTCGTGGCCCGAAAGCAGCACCACCGTGCGCCGGAAATTCGGATCGCGCAGCACCGGATGCGCAACCAGGAGCGAGCCGGCGTAGCTTTTCCGGGAATTGCGGGAAGTCATACACCCGAAAAAATGCGGATGTCCTTCGCTGGCGAGTGCAGAGATCAACAAAAAGCACTTCCTCCCGGCGTGGCCTGCATTTGCCCCCCCTCCCCCCCGCCGGGTCGTCAGCGGGTGGCTTTTTGCCGATGTGACGATCCGGCGACAAAAATCCCGGATCGCCCCATTTTTCTTTCGGAAGCAGGCAACCGGCCCAAAATTGGCTCGACTTTTCCCCTGTCGATGTTCTTTTTTAAACTTTTACAGCCAAAGGGCCTGTTAACCGGATTGTTATTTCACACTACATGACAAAACGCACCATTCCTCAACGGAGGTTCATCAAGCCGTCGTTCAGCTCGCTGATCGAGAAGAAACGCGATGGCCAGGAGTTCACCCAGGAAGAGATTCGCTATATCATCGATTCCACGCTCGACGGAGAGATGCCGCAGCACCAGCTCTCGGCGCTGCTGATGGCTATCTACTTCCAGCAAATGTCGGCGCAGGAAACGGCGATCCTGACCGAGGAAATGATGCTTTCCGGCGAAGTCATTGACCTGTCGGAGATTGCCAAACCCAAGATCGACAAGTACACTACCGGCGGTGTCGGCGACAAGACTTCGCTGGTGCTCGTGCCCCTCGCCATGGCGGCGGGCGTGGTCGTCCCGATGATGTGCGGTCCGGAGCACGACTGCATCATCAGCCCGCTCGAGAAGCTCTCCGCCGTCCCCGGCTTCAAGAGCAAGATCACGATCGAAGCCTTTATCAGCCAGCTCTCCAAAATCAACGGCGCCATCTGCGCGCAGTCCGACGATCTCGCGCCCGCCGACGCCAAGTTCCTCGAAATCCGTAAGGAAACCGGCACCATCCCGAGCCTTCCGCTGATCACCGGCAGCGTTCTTTCCAAAAAACTCGCCGAGGGCAGCGAAGGTCTCGTGATCGACGTGAAGTGGGGCAACGGCTCCTTTATCAAGGACCTGGAGCAGGCCAAACAGCTCGCCCGCTCGATGACCCGCGTCGGCCGTTCGATGAAGCGCCGCTGCGTCGCCCTCGTCACCGACATGAATCAGCCGCTCGGCGATTCCGTCGGCACCGCGCTCGAGCTCAAGGAGGCCATCCAGCTTCTCAAGGGCGAGGGACCGGAAGACATGAAGGAACTCGTTCTCAAGCTCGGCATGGAGATCGTCCGCCTGGCCGGCGTGGCCGGTTCGACCCTCTCCGCCAAGCAGACCGTGGAGCGCCACCTCACCGACGGCAGCGCCCTCGCCAAGCTCAAGGAGCTGGTCAAGGCGCAAGGCGGCGATCCGTCCTATATCGACGCTCCCGACAAGTTCCCGAAGGCGAAGTACATCCGCAAGCTCCCCGCTCCCAAGCGCGGCTACGTCCACACGATCAATGCCTCGCTCGTCGCCCGCGGCGTCAATCTCCTCGGCATCGGGGCGGAAAAGAGCGGCAAGGTCGATCACGCGGTCGGCGTTTCGGAAATCAAGAAGGTCGGCACCCAGGTCAAGCAGGGCGAGCCGCTCATGATGATCCACTACAACGACGAGTCGAAGCTCGAGGCCGCGCTCAACCACTTCAAGGAAGCGTACCGTCTCGCGCCCAAGCGCCCCACCCCGCCGCCGCTCGTCGTCGAGCGCGTCGCGTAAAAACGGCAGGCGGCCTTGATAGTGGCGCGGGCGTCTCGCCCGCAGACGGCGAAGCCGCCGGCTTGGCGGAAAAAACGTGGCACGGGCTTCCAGCCCGTGTTCTGCGGGCGTCTCGCCCGCACTCCCGGGCGGCGCTTCGCGCCGTCAGCGGGCGTTTGGGAGAAAAAGCCCGCGCCACAGCGCATTGCGTAACATCACTCACTGCCAAGCCCCGGCTGTCGCACGCCGGGGCTTTTTCCGGCCGTGGACCGGCGGCTACGAACCGCCTGCCGCCGGCGGTCCGGCCTCGATCCGCCGGCGGAGCATCGCCATCTCCCGGTCCATCTGCGAGCCCCGCTGTACGGCGAGCGCGTCGCGCGCCCGGTCCAGCGCCCGCAGCGCTTCATCCTTTTCGCCTTTCAGCGCGAGAAAGACGACAAAAGGTCTCGTCACCTTGTCATAAAAATCGATTCCCTGCCCGCGGCCGAACCGCTTCAGCGCGAGGTTGTGCGTGCGGACCGCTTCGGCGACCGATGCCTCTTTCATTGCCCGCGCCATCATCGCTCCCGCCTGCTCGATCGTCAGGTCGGCGCGGCCCGAGCGGAATTTGCGCGCCAGCATCCGTTCCTCCTGGTCGGCCGCCGTCTCGTCGCCCCGCGCCCGCACGCAGGCCACCGCCTCGCGCAGGTACCGGACATTGAGGTCCGGATAACGTTGCAGGGCTGTCGCCGCCTCCCGCAGCAACGCCTCGCGCTCCCGCGAACCCGCCGCCTTCGCATCACCGGCGCCGTCCCGGGTCGCCTGCAACGCCAGCATGATTTCCCACGCCTCCACGTTGCGCCGCTCCGCGGTGACGGCCATCCGCGCCGCCCGCATGGCCTCGGCCGGTCGCCCCGCGTCGCGCAACGCCACCGCGAACAGCGCATGCACACGGGACGTCCGCCAGCCGGGCAACTTGCGAAACCCTTCCGACAAAAACTGCAGCTCGTGGTCGGAGATGTCTTCCCATGTTTGCGGGTCGTGGGCGACGCCGGAGATGTAGCGCTGCTCCTCGTACCGCCCCGCATCCAGTTGCCACTTGCGCGCGCCGTCGAGAAACCCGAACCACGCGTGCCGCCCGTCGAGCCCGGCGCCGCGAAACAGCAACGTCGGCACGCCGCGCGCCTTGCCGGCCTGCGTGGCGAAATACGCCTGGTCCACGCAGATCCCGCCTTCGCCGCGCATCTCGTCGAGGTGGTAGGTCGGCCGCGCCCAGTCGAGCTGGTTGGCATTCACCCGCGCGGTCGCGTACGGCACCATGCCGTAGGTCGCTTCCAGTCGCGAAAGCGGCAGCTTCACATTGGCCTGCGCCCAGCGCAGGTCGGAGAGCGGGGCCACGATGTCGGACAAAAATTTCAGTTCGCCGGCCGGAAGCTGGTCGAGCCGGTGCAGCGTTTTCCCGGTTTCCTGCGAGTCCGCCAGAAAACGGAACACGTCCGGGGCCGGCATCAGCGTGCGTGGCAGCGCGCTTGCCGGCACCTGCCCGTGCGGCCAGTCCGGCGGCGGAGGCACGTCATGGACGAGCGCGATGGCGAGCGCGAGTTGCGCATAGGTGCCAAACCGCTTTGGCTCCGCCGCAGCCAGTTCCGCCAGAATATCGAAAACACCCGGCAGGTAATCGCACGGCGTCAGCAGGTCGAAATACGCGGCCGACAATCCGCGGTCCCCGATCAGCCGCTGTTGCAACTCCGCCGGCAACCGCGTGCCGAGCACCGCGTCCGGCGCCGCCTCGTAACGATCCGGCATGTTGGCGTGGGCGAGTCCTTCGTCTTCCAGGGCCTTTTGCCAGCGGGCGAGAAACACATCCTCGCCCTCGCCAAACTGCGCCGCCCACAACGCCGGATAGAGCCAGGCCTCCGCCAGGTCCAGCCGCGCCGCGCTGCCCTGGCCATACGCGGCGAACGCCACGTCGCGCAACGCGGAGGCCATCGCGGGCCAGCCGTATTTTTCCGCCCCCTGCACCAGCGCAGCCGCCTGTTCGGCGGACGGCGGCTTGCGCTGCCAGTCGGCCGGAATCTGCTGGGCGTATCCCCCGGCCGGCGACAAGGCCAGGAACCCCGCCTGCACGGCCACCGCGGCGGAGACGAAAAATGGCCTGGCTCGAGGGAGCGTTCCGGAAAGCATACGGCTTTTTGCCCGAAATTTTCCCGACCGGCAAGCCACATGCCGCCATCAGGGACCGGGAGCCGGAAAGGAATCGGGTTTACCAGGGACGCAGCGTGCTGTCACTTTCCAGTCCGTTTTCTTTCATCAAATAGGCATTCAGACCCCACCGCGGCATCGCTTCAACATGGCCGTCCACAAAAAGGACGTTGGCCTTGTTTTTATGACGCAGATCAAGGCGGTCCCGATATAATAACCGGTTGTTCTGGATATACGCGTTGATGCCCTCAATCGCACCGGTGGCTGCATTTTTGGCTGCGGCATCCACGACGAGCGCAGTTTTGGTTGGCAGCTGAAACTGCGACAGGTTGCGCTGGTATCTCCGCGAAGCATCCCCTTCCCAGTCTCTGTCAAAGGTGCTCATTTCGTAGGAAATTTTATAGCCATCGTTTGCGCCGCCAAGATCCCATTCTTTTTTGCCTGGGCAACGGAAGATGCCACCGAAATTCGCCTGAAAACGCGCCTCCTGGACAAGAAGTTTCTCCGTGTAGGGTTGCAGCTGGTAAGACCAGCATTTTGTCCACCAATCTCTTGTCTCCGGATTGCTTATCCAGTTATCGTCCTGGGGGACAGGCAAGTTACCTTTAAAATCGCTGGCGTGTGCTTGCATGGCAATGCCGATTTGACGGAGGTTGCTGACGCACTTGGCACCGTTCGCTGAATCGCGGACGGCGCCAACGGTCGGAATCAGGATCGCCGCCAGGATGCCGATGATGGCAATGACGGTGAGGAGTTCGATGAGTGTGAACCCCCGATCGGAACGGCGGGGGGAAGGGAGATTTTGGGTGTTCATGATGGTAAGGACAGGGGGTGGTTATTTGGTCGGTGACGAAACGGGATCGATTTCGGCGATCCATTCGGAGGTGAGCGCGATGCCGTAGATGCGGATTTCATCGACGCTCATGGGCGGCGCCGAGGCGGATGCCTTGAGGCGGCCGATGGCAAAGTTGTTGAAGGCGTCGAGCGCGGTGGCGTCGCGGTGGCGGCCTTCGAGCTGCTGGCCGTCAACGTACCAGGTGACGGTTCTGGCGTTGCCGTCGAAGACGAGAGCGAGGGTGCGGAAGTCTCCGGGGAGGAGTTCGGGCAGATTCGAGCTGCGGCTGCAAATTTCCTTGTTGGAGAGGCGGGAATAGAAGCTGGTGTGGCCGGGCTGCGTTGGCTGGCCGAGTGCGCACAGGACGATGTTGCGCCACTCGCCGGGATCCACCTGGTCGCGCAGGCCGAAGAGGAAGGCGTCGTTGGCAAGGGGAGATTCGATACGCAGGCGCACCCAGAGCGTGACGGTGCGGGCGAGGTCGGGCTGGTCGGCGGAGTTGATTTTTTTGCAGGTGAGGAACGTGCCGGAGCCGATTCTGGCCTGCCCGTTGGCGAGATCGAGGGCGGGCGAGGACCCCCAGTCTTTCCGCTCCAGAATGTAACCGCCCTGGTCGGCTTTGAGCGTGCCGTCGTTGAAGGTCCAGCGGGCGACGAGGTACGGGTCGAGGCCGTCGGCGCGGACGACGGCGCCGGCGGTGACGCAGAGGAGCGCCAGCAGGGACGTGGCGACGGAGGCAAGGCGATGCAGGGGGGATGCTGTTTTCATGAAAACGGGCTGGTGGCGGTGGCGGTGGTTTATTTCAGGATGGCGTGGCCGAGGCGGGAGATGTCCTCGTTGTCGCCGAGGCCGCCGCGCCAGCGTATCCAGCGCACGCGGCCTTGTCCGTCGTCTTCGTTGACGAGGAAGGAGAAGCGCACGGGCAGCCCTTCGGGCGGGATGTCGGCGGCGGCGAGGCCGAGCAGGGCGAAGGGTACGCGGATTTCGTAGCGGGTGTGGTTGCCTTCCCGACGAACGGTGCGCGGGACGTCGGCGGGAGCCCAGAGTCCCCGACGGGCGGGGTCGGCATTGCGATGGCACCAGACAACGGGACGGTTGCCGTCAACGAGCGCAGCGTCGAACAGGGTGTGTGCGGCGTTGGCCGGGTTGTAGAAGGCGATCTGTACGCTGTCGGCTCGCCAGACTTCGGAGTCGGGATGGCCGGACTGCACGTGCTTGTCGTCGGTGACGTCGACAAGGAAAACAACGGCGTCGGCGTCGCGGATGATGCGGGCTTCGGCGGAAAGATCGTCCGGACCGCGCCATGCGGGAATCGTGGGATCGAAGGTCAGTTCGGTGACGTCCCCGGCCATGCGCAGCACGAGAACGGGCGCGTTCGCCCCGGCCGTGGCGGAGGCGCGGGCCACGGGATAGCTGTCGTGCGCCACGACGGGCAGGACGGCGAGGGTCTTGTTCGTGGCGACGTCGGCGAGTTCGAGCGTGTAGCGGCGGGTTTGCAATGTATCCGGACCGGATGACGCAGGGGCGGCAGGCGGCACGGGAAGGGTGAGCGTCATGCGTTCCGTCGCGCCGGGAGCGACAACCCGTTTGCCGGTTGCGACCACGGCGCCTGCTGCATCGCGCAGCGTGAGGAGGCGGGGCGCGGCGGCACTGTCGGCGGCGGCGGTGTTGCGCACGGTGACAGCGAGGGATGCGGGGGCGGCGGCATCGCGGAAAATCTCCGCCGGCGCGTCCAGTTCGCGCTGGTCCGGAGTGAGAAAGGCGAGCGGAGCCGGGCCGGTGGAGACGAGGTAGAGCGGTGTCTTTCCGACGGCGACAACGTGATCGGTGTCGCCGGGGAGCGTTTCGCCGCCGCCGAAGATGTCGATTTTTTGCACGGGTTGTCCGCCGGGCCGTATCCAGAGCGCGCCGCCGCTGCCGCCGTCGGAGGCCCAGCAGACGAGGACGCGCTTGCCATCGTCGCGCAGGAATTCGCAGGCGTCGATGCCGGGCTGCCTGAACGAGGGCTGCGAGGCGGGGGTCGTGTTGGCAAGCTGGCGGATGAGTTCGTTGTAGGCGACGAGCGAGGGTTTGGCGCGGTTGTCGGAGGTGATGAGGCCGAAGGAGTCGTCCGCCTCGGTGTCCATGTCCCAATAATCCTGGAGAGTGAACCAGATGTGGAATTCACTGTTCGGACGCGATTTGGACCATGCGAGTTTTTTGACGAGCGTGACGGCCTGCTCGAAGTAGCCGCGCGGCTCGTAGGCGCTGCGTTCGCCGGACTCGGTGTTGGCGAGGCGTTTTTCGAGACCGGCTCCGGCGAGCCAGGTTTCCACTTGCCGGTGCCGCGTGGTGTAATTGGACAAGGGACCGTGCGAGTGGAAGGCGGCGAGATCGTAGAGGTCGCCATGTTGCGAATAGAGACCTTGGTTGAAGCCGGGTTTTTCGCGCGGATGGCTGACGGTAGCGCCGCCGGTGGTGATTCTGATTTGCGGAGCGGTGGAGCGAAAACCGCGCGAGAAGGCGGCCAACATGGCCCAGTATTCGTCGAGGGTGCCGTGGTAAAAATCGATGTCGGGCTCGTTCCAGAATTCCAGGTATCGAATGTGCGGATACTCGCCGAGGAAACGTCCGAGGCCGGCGGCGTAGTCCTGGAAGGCGGCAAGGTCGCCGGGGGGCTGGCGGTAGTCGCCGTTGCGAATGAGGGAGGGAGGGGTGTCGCCGAAAAGGACGACGGAGTAGATGCCGGCTTTTTCAAACGGTTCGATGAGGGGACGCCAGGCTTCGATGCTGGCAGGGGCTTCGGGCATGAAGCGGTGGCCGGAGATGCCGAGGCGGTTGATGTCGATGCCGATGGCGCGCATCCAGTCGAGGTGGAGAGCGTTTTCGGCGGGGTTGTTCCAGGGGGTGGTGTCCTGGACGCCAAACCACATGGGGCGGGTGTTGAGGCGGGAGCCGTTGGGCACGAACACGCCGAAGGAGTCGTCGTAGTCGGCGGCGATGCGTTTGTCGTTGCTTGCCTCCGCCTGGAGCCGGACAGAGTAAGCGCCAAGAGGGAGGATGCCGAAGTCGAGGCTCACGCGCGTCTGTCCGTGCGCGGGCAGGTCGAGGGTGCGCGTCAGGGTGGCGCCGGACGGAACGCCGGGCGCCGAGGCTGCGGGGAAGCCGGTGTCGCCGGCGGCGTCAGCAGCGGTGCGCAGGGAGGCGGAGAAGGTGACGGTCAGCGGTTCGGGACGAGCGTTGCGCACGCGATACCCGATCGTCACGGGCCGGTCCGGATCGTAGTTTATCGTCGAATACACAGGGGTGACGGAAAGCTGGTTTTTGCGGGGAAACGTGCCGGTGAGGGCGAGGTCGTCCATGAAGACGCTGCCTTCGCAGGCAGCCTCCGCCTCGAGGATGACCTGTTCCACAGATGCGGGGAATTTGACTTTGGAAACGTCGGGCCAGTTCGCGGCGTCGAGCGTCACACGGTAACGGCGCCAGCCGGCTTCACCGAGGCGCACGGCCGGTGTCCAGTGACTTTTCCGGGTGCTGTCGAGCAACACAAAACGCAGCCGCACGGGATGCCCTCGCGAATCGGCATCGAACTCGATCCCGTCGAGAAATCCGCTCATGCGGCTCATTTTTTCTCTTCGGTAAACGACCACGCGGGGTTTGTCCGTGTGTTCGGCGAATGCGAAACGCAACTCCCCGGAACGATCGTCGGCAAAGGCGGGCGCGGCGAGCGAGGTTCCCATCCATGTGCCACCGGAAAACCACACGCCCGGTTTCTGGCCGGTATGGTGCGCGGCGCGCCAGGTTCCCACGTCCTCGAAATCGGCAATGATCACACGCTGCCGATTGTCAGCGGCGGCAAACAGAGCGGAGCACATGCACAACAACAGGGTAAGCAGGGGGGCGATTTTTTTCATTCGTTGGTCAGTTCGGGGAGGAGGAAAGGAGGCAAAAGAAACCGGGGGATATGAAGCACCGGCCGGCCTTCCGGTCGATGCTTCGTGTATTCGGAAAATCAGGCTTTCAACCGGCAACGACGGGCGAGCACACCGGCCAGCAGGATGCCACCCAGGACAAGCGCTGCGGCGTGAGGCTCCGGCACGGCAGTGGTGGTGATGGAGATTTCACCAACCGAAAACCCGAGGCCGGTTTGCGAGGCCGCGCCATTGGAAACAAAGTTGAGGAAGGACAGGGAGGTGTCCGAACCGTTTCGCAAGGCCAGGCCGGCCAGGCTCCAGGTGTTACTGGTCGAGAGGTTTGTCACGTCAACACGGTAGGTGTCGGCCACCGGATCGATGGTGAGCGTGAAGCGCCAGGTCACATCGGCAAGGATCGAACCCGTTCCGAGAGAGGCATACGTGTTGTTGTTGTAGACCCCCCAGCCGCCGCCATCGGCGGTGATCTTCCAGCTGTCATTCGGACCGGTACTCTGGCTTTGTGCCGAGCTGCCAAAGATGACAAATGTCTGGAGGGCACTCGCGACATTCGTGTTCGAGCGGAAGTCAAACTCCACGGTGAAAGGGCTGGTGAGCGGAATCGCCGCAATGTCCCAGTTCCGGTACGCCCGCCCTATGGAGGCAGACGCTTCGGTATCGTAAGAGACTTTGTAGTCGTTGCCGACGACCGTCGCGCTGGTGTCGGTGGTGCCGGAGTGAAAATACGGAGTCCAGCCATCAACCCCGAGCGTTACATCCGCTCCCTGTGCGGATACGGCGGTTGCTGCGAGAACAAGAAGACCGTGCAGAATGCCTGCTGTCACATGCATGGAGAGTGTGGGGGTTTTCATACGGGACGACGATTGCCCCGCTCGTTCGCGGAACACGAGGGAGCGTTTTCTTGACACGTCAAGTAAAGGACCGAAGGACTGAAACCGGATACCGGTGCGGCTGTCGTTTTTCCGACCTTCAGGCTTTCCGTCCTGCCGCCTTTTCGAGATTGCGCAGGGATTCGCCCTGGACGAAGGAAGCCTGCACCACCATGTGGAAAGCCTGTTCGGGCAGGCCGGGGATATCGCTGTAAAGACGACTGGCCAGCGAACGCACGGCATGCTCCCCGATGAGCCGCATGTTCTGGTAAAGGCCGCCCACTTTTCCGAGCTCGGCGCGCGCCACATCCAGCGACGCGCGG harbors:
- a CDS encoding pyrimidine-nucleoside phosphorylase — protein: MTKRTIPQRRFIKPSFSSLIEKKRDGQEFTQEEIRYIIDSTLDGEMPQHQLSALLMAIYFQQMSAQETAILTEEMMLSGEVIDLSEIAKPKIDKYTTGGVGDKTSLVLVPLAMAAGVVVPMMCGPEHDCIISPLEKLSAVPGFKSKITIEAFISQLSKINGAICAQSDDLAPADAKFLEIRKETGTIPSLPLITGSVLSKKLAEGSEGLVIDVKWGNGSFIKDLEQAKQLARSMTRVGRSMKRRCVALVTDMNQPLGDSVGTALELKEAIQLLKGEGPEDMKELVLKLGMEIVRLAGVAGSTLSAKQTVERHLTDGSALAKLKELVKAQGGDPSYIDAPDKFPKAKYIRKLPAPKRGYVHTINASLVARGVNLLGIGAEKSGKVDHAVGVSEIKKVGTQVKQGEPLMMIHYNDESKLEAALNHFKEAYRLAPKRPTPPPLVVERVA
- a CDS encoding 1-(5-phosphoribosyl)-5-[(5-phosphoribosylamino)methylideneamino] imidazole-4-carboxamide isomerase (catalyzes the formation of 5-(5-phospho-1-deoxyribulos-1-ylamino)methylideneamino-l-(5-hosphoribosyl)imidazole-4-carboxamide from 1-(5-phosphoribosyl)-5-[(5-phosphoribosylamino)methylideneamino] imidazole-4-carboxamide), which translates into the protein MTIYPAIDIKGGRCVRLTQGRADQETVYFENPAEVAGQFRAAGSPWVHVVDLDGAFAGEPQNLAQVQAIAALGMKVQLGGGLRTRASVERALGLGASRVVIGTRAAESEEFVGELVQAFGEKIAVGIDAKNGQVAVRGWVSTTGTGALDLARRMSALGVRTIIYTDIGTDGMLTGPNLAAQQAMCEAVAPGKTGVIASGGVSRREDVAGLADLARRHANLDGVIVGKALYEKRVELPDLLAIAAAA
- a CDS encoding 3-dehydroquinate synthase codes for the protein MSDSLLIQLGERSYPITFGADLRFQVRSALAALRAEGRRYAVVTDRHIDRQQAEALQAMTGDAPVRVLEPGEQTKSLAELGNVLDFLAENRLDRSSVLVAVGGGVIGDLAGFAAASYLRGIGFYQIPTTLLAMVDSSVGGKTGINLRAGKNLVGAFHQPKAVFISTDLLSTLPPREFAAGMAEVIKYGLLGDRELFEELEATPLLPGAPRLADVIRRCCAIKAAIVEADERETAKDGGRALLNLGHTFGHAIEQVTGYGAYLHGEAVAIGLCAAARLSRHLGYLDDAAVARVEKVVDAHALPVRLREPLPVDALAAAMARDKKVRAGALRFVVLRALGTAATQGDIDPVLAGTSFVEVGAALAS